In a genomic window of uncultured Flavobacterium sp.:
- a CDS encoding glycoside hydrolase family 97 protein, protein MKNYLILPALILSVSIGYSQKSKNAYELASPNGQNKIKFELVKNAPKYAVSHGKTEVITPSDMGFLLKGNENLSSDFEIKSVKNSTFDETWEQVWGEKKNIRNHYNQLSVQLQQKAGNKRKLEIQFRAFDDGIAFRYVYPKQNVKDSIFIMDEKTTFNLKEDGKAWWIPANRENRDEYLFKDAPVSTLDTVLTPLTIESKSGLALSFHEANLVDFASMTLVNTTGTQLKSDLVPWSDGVKVRVKDTFTSSWRTLQIGEKPADLITSYLILNLNDPNKLKNTASYFKPYKYFGIWWGMHIGKYTFWESDKQGATTKHAEEYIDFTAKEGFHHLLIEGWNKGWTPQWYENHMHMFSFTKSADNFDLEKVVEYGNKKGVALIGYHETGSNLINYLKEVDEGFALYKKLGMHSVKIGHVGSKLNMKEMHFGQFGVNYFRYILEKAAQYDLAVLYHESIKDTGERRTFPNMVSREAARGQEYNAWSEGNPPNHLTILPFTRLLSGPMDFTPGIFDVEVKQGYPGKRVHGTTAQQLALYVTIYAPIQMMADLPENYEGKPALQFLKDVPTDWEDTKVLDGKIGEYITTARKDRNSADWYLGTITNENARDVNVSLSFLDPSATYEAQIYADAEGTDETHNPSAVAISKKTVKASDSLKLHLGGAGGTAIRFKKL, encoded by the coding sequence ATGAAAAATTACCTCATTCTTCCCGCTTTAATCCTTTCAGTTTCGATTGGATACAGTCAGAAAAGTAAAAATGCTTATGAATTGGCATCGCCAAACGGGCAAAACAAAATTAAATTCGAATTAGTAAAAAATGCTCCAAAATATGCTGTTTCACACGGAAAAACCGAAGTGATTACACCATCAGATATGGGATTTTTATTAAAAGGAAATGAAAACTTAAGTTCTGATTTCGAAATCAAAAGTGTGAAAAACTCCACATTTGATGAAACCTGGGAACAAGTTTGGGGAGAAAAGAAAAACATTAGAAATCATTACAATCAGCTTTCGGTTCAATTACAACAAAAAGCAGGAAACAAACGTAAACTTGAAATTCAATTTCGTGCGTTTGATGACGGAATCGCTTTTAGATATGTATATCCAAAACAAAATGTAAAAGACAGTATTTTCATTATGGATGAAAAAACGACTTTTAACTTAAAAGAAGATGGAAAAGCATGGTGGATTCCGGCAAACAGAGAAAACCGTGACGAATATCTTTTTAAAGATGCGCCTGTAAGTACGCTTGATACCGTTTTGACGCCGCTTACAATCGAAAGCAAAAGCGGATTAGCATTGAGTTTTCACGAAGCAAATTTGGTTGATTTTGCCAGTATGACTTTGGTAAACACAACAGGAACACAACTTAAATCTGATTTAGTGCCGTGGTCTGATGGCGTAAAAGTTCGTGTAAAAGATACTTTCACTTCTTCATGGAGAACGCTTCAAATTGGGGAGAAACCAGCAGATTTGATTACCTCTTATTTGATTTTAAATCTAAACGATCCGAACAAATTAAAAAACACAGCAAGTTATTTCAAACCATACAAATACTTCGGAATTTGGTGGGGAATGCACATTGGAAAATATACTTTTTGGGAAAGTGACAAACAAGGCGCAACAACAAAACACGCCGAAGAATATATTGATTTCACAGCAAAAGAAGGATTTCATCATTTATTGATCGAAGGCTGGAACAAAGGTTGGACGCCACAATGGTATGAAAATCATATGCATATGTTTAGCTTCACGAAAAGTGCAGACAATTTCGACTTAGAAAAAGTAGTTGAATACGGAAACAAAAAAGGCGTTGCACTTATTGGATATCACGAAACAGGATCCAACTTAATTAACTATTTAAAAGAAGTTGATGAAGGTTTTGCATTGTACAAAAAGTTAGGAATGCACTCTGTTAAAATTGGACACGTAGGTTCTAAATTAAACATGAAAGAAATGCATTTCGGACAATTTGGGGTAAATTATTTCAGATATATTCTTGAAAAAGCAGCGCAATATGATTTAGCCGTTTTATACCACGAATCGATAAAAGATACAGGAGAACGCAGAACTTTTCCAAACATGGTTTCAAGAGAAGCAGCACGTGGACAAGAATATAACGCTTGGAGCGAAGGAAATCCGCCAAATCACTTAACGATTCTTCCATTCACAAGATTACTTTCGGGACCAATGGATTTTACACCGGGAATTTTTGATGTTGAGGTAAAACAAGGATATCCTGGAAAAAGAGTTCACGGAACTACAGCGCAACAATTAGCATTGTACGTTACGATTTACGCACCAATCCAGATGATGGCAGATCTTCCTGAAAATTACGAAGGAAAACCAGCATTACAATTCTTAAAAGATGTTCCAACAGATTGGGAAGACACAAAAGTATTAGACGGAAAAATTGGAGAATACATCACAACAGCTCGTAAAGACAGAAACAGCGCCGATTGGTATTTAGGAACAATCACAAATGAAAACGCAAGAGACGTAAATGTTTCTTTATCATTCTTAGATCCAAGCGCTACTTACGAAGCACAGATTTATGCTGACGCCGAAGGAACTGACGAAACACACAATCCATCAGCAGTAGCGATTTCTAAGAAAACCGTTAAAGCTTCAGATTCACTAAAATTACATTTAGGCGGCGCTGGAGGAACAGCAATTAGATTCAAAAAACTATAG
- a CDS encoding glycoside hydrolase family 3 C-terminal domain-containing protein, giving the protein MKNLILHIVFILSINLVLSQQKQYPFQNPKLDTEKRIDNLLSLMTLDEKVQALSTNPSIKRLGVVGTGHVEGLHGLALGGPGEWGGKNKQPVTTTTFPQAYGLGETWDVDLLQKVAQVEGYETRYAFQKYHRGGLVVRAPNADIARDPRWGRTEESYGEDAFFNGKMTVAFVKGLQGNNPKYWQTASLMKHFLANSNEDGRTYTSSDFDERLWREYYSLPFQMGVVEGGSRAYMASYNKVNGIPAMVHPMLKDITQKEWGQNGIICTDGGAFRLLLSDHKYYADQFLGAAAAIKAGINQFLDEYTEGIYGALSHGYLKEKDIDAVIRGDYRVMIQLGMLDTSDENPYSKIGTKNDTIDPWKTEAHKKIALEATQKSIVLLKNENGLLPLQKDKLKTIAIIGPRADQVLLDWYSGTPPYTITPLQGIKNKLGNNVEILYAKNNIDGKAAEIAKKADVVIVIVGNHPVCDAGWANCPVPSEGKEAVDRQSLTLEQEDLIKVVYQANPKTVVALISSFPYAINWTQEHVPAILHMTQNSQETGTALADVLFGDYNPAGRLTQTWVKEITDLPELLDYNIRNGRTYMYFKGKPLYAFGHGLSYTTFKYNSIETNSETITKNGEVKVTVSITNTGNKDGDEVIQLYVKQLNSKVERPEKELKAFQRVFFKAGETKNVSLILKAKDLEYWNTAKQQFELENNTIEIQIGNASDNILLNKKINVK; this is encoded by the coding sequence ATGAAAAACCTCATTCTGCATATCGTTTTTATTTTGTCGATCAATTTGGTGTTGTCGCAGCAAAAACAATATCCTTTTCAGAATCCTAAATTAGATACTGAAAAGCGTATTGATAATTTGTTATCGCTGATGACGCTTGACGAGAAAGTTCAGGCTTTAAGCACAAATCCATCCATAAAAAGATTGGGAGTTGTAGGAACTGGTCATGTAGAAGGATTGCACGGTTTGGCACTTGGCGGACCAGGAGAATGGGGCGGAAAAAATAAACAACCCGTTACAACAACTACTTTTCCACAGGCTTATGGTTTGGGAGAAACTTGGGATGTTGATTTACTTCAAAAAGTTGCACAAGTAGAAGGTTATGAAACCCGTTATGCATTTCAGAAATACCATCGCGGCGGATTAGTTGTTCGTGCTCCAAATGCAGATATTGCAAGAGATCCGCGTTGGGGACGTACCGAAGAAAGTTACGGAGAAGATGCTTTTTTTAACGGAAAAATGACCGTTGCATTTGTAAAAGGATTGCAAGGAAATAATCCAAAATATTGGCAAACGGCTTCGTTAATGAAACACTTTTTAGCCAATAGCAATGAAGACGGCAGAACTTATACATCATCTGATTTTGACGAAAGACTTTGGCGCGAATATTATTCTTTGCCTTTTCAGATGGGCGTTGTCGAAGGAGGTTCTCGCGCTTATATGGCGTCATATAATAAAGTAAACGGAATTCCGGCAATGGTTCACCCGATGCTAAAAGACATTACCCAAAAAGAATGGGGACAAAACGGAATTATCTGCACAGATGGAGGCGCATTCAGATTATTGCTTTCAGATCATAAATATTACGCAGATCAATTTCTTGGAGCTGCCGCAGCTATAAAAGCGGGAATTAATCAATTTTTAGATGAATATACAGAAGGTATTTATGGAGCACTTTCGCATGGATATTTAAAAGAAAAAGATATTGATGCCGTTATTCGCGGTGATTACAGAGTGATGATTCAACTTGGAATGTTGGATACTTCAGATGAAAATCCATATTCGAAAATTGGAACAAAAAACGATACAATCGATCCGTGGAAAACCGAAGCGCATAAAAAAATCGCTCTTGAAGCAACGCAAAAATCTATTGTTTTACTTAAAAATGAGAATGGATTATTGCCTTTGCAAAAGGATAAATTAAAGACAATTGCCATAATCGGACCGCGTGCCGATCAAGTACTTTTGGATTGGTACAGCGGAACTCCACCTTATACAATTACACCTTTACAGGGAATTAAAAATAAATTGGGGAACAATGTTGAAATTCTTTACGCTAAAAACAACATCGACGGAAAAGCAGCAGAAATAGCTAAAAAAGCAGATGTAGTAATTGTTATTGTCGGAAACCATCCGGTTTGTGATGCAGGTTGGGCAAATTGTCCCGTTCCAAGCGAAGGCAAAGAAGCCGTCGATCGCCAATCGTTGACTTTAGAACAAGAAGATTTAATTAAAGTCGTTTATCAGGCAAATCCTAAAACCGTTGTTGCCTTGATTAGCAGTTTTCCATATGCGATAAACTGGACGCAAGAACACGTTCCTGCAATTTTGCATATGACACAAAATAGTCAGGAAACAGGAACAGCTTTAGCCGATGTTTTATTTGGAGATTACAATCCTGCCGGAAGATTAACGCAAACTTGGGTTAAGGAAATTACAGATTTACCGGAGTTATTAGATTATAATATTCGAAATGGCAGAACTTATATGTATTTCAAAGGAAAACCATTGTATGCTTTTGGCCACGGATTGAGTTATACGACTTTCAAATATAATTCAATTGAAACCAATTCAGAAACAATCACTAAAAACGGAGAAGTAAAAGTCACAGTTTCTATTACAAATACTGGAAATAAAGACGGAGACGAAGTGATTCAATTGTATGTAAAACAATTAAATTCAAAAGTAGAACGTCCTGAAAAAGAACTAAAAGCATTTCAGAGAGTTTTCTTTAAAGCCGGAGAAACCAAGAACGTTTCTTTAATTTTAAAAGCAAAAGATTTAGAATATTGGAATACAGCCAAACAACAATTTGAATTAGAAAATAATACAATTGAAATTCAAATAGGAAATGCATCGGATAATATTCTTCTGAACAAGAAAATAAACGTGAAATAA
- a CDS encoding glycoside hydrolase family 31 protein: protein MKNSQLTTLFSAFIFGLLLSPKATAQIQNADVLNAPIDISKDFQNYLNTFYFADELTNFDPATGKGTIKYLRYNYKTRQAFNNMMMKPDVVEANEFPTTEYQASPELPFQIQFVSDRTIRIKTTSGPQFHPEKESLMLINGVAPNHPELWKYSKIEGGHSYTSKHGRVEILTKPWHVKIYDETGKLLTSTLHDSDFKNTYTPTLPFSYVRRNSDYSRSMGAAFSLEPDEKIFGCGESFTQFNKRGQKVVLWTDDANGIQNETMYKPVPFYMSSRGYGVFMHHSTPITVDFGRYYSSANEMYIGDDEADLFFFIGEPKDVLDQYTDLTGKAAMPPLWSFGFWMSRITYFSEKEGREVAKDLRKYKIPTDVIHFDTGWFDVDWRNNYEFAKARFPDAEKMMSDLKDDGFHVCLWQLPYFSPKNTLFNEIMDKNLAVRDRKGNLPYEDAVLDFSNPETVTWYQAKLKHLFDQGVSVFKVDFGEAAPPDGIYHSGRTGFYEHNLYPLRYNKAVAEITQKEKGYTLIWARSTWAGSQRYPLHWGGDAETSNGAMSAELRGGLSLGLSGFSFWSHDVGGFATKSPENLYRRWAPFGMFTSHVRSHGEPPREPWLYSKDFLEGFRKADNMRYELMPYIYAQAKESSQKGLPMMRALFVEYPNDPGAWLVDNEYLFGSSMLVAPLFEEVTERDVYLPEGTWIDYQTKKVYQSGWHKIKAGEVPIVVLVKDGTALPHIALAQSTKDMDWSKLTLKVYASDKTTSATAKVFLPDGDSVKEIKVTKNGNNFDVTSNPLQGKTTLKTEWIK, encoded by the coding sequence ATGAAAAACTCACAACTAACCACATTGTTTTCAGCCTTTATCTTTGGATTGCTGCTTTCGCCAAAAGCGACTGCACAAATTCAGAACGCAGATGTGCTAAATGCTCCGATAGATATCAGCAAGGATTTTCAGAATTATCTGAACACCTTTTATTTTGCAGATGAATTGACAAATTTTGATCCTGCAACAGGAAAAGGAACCATAAAATATCTGAGATATAATTATAAAACACGTCAGGCATTCAACAATATGATGATGAAACCTGATGTTGTTGAAGCAAACGAATTTCCAACAACAGAATATCAGGCTTCACCGGAATTGCCGTTTCAAATTCAGTTTGTTTCAGACAGAACCATCCGAATCAAAACTACTTCAGGACCACAATTTCACCCTGAAAAAGAATCTCTAATGTTGATTAACGGCGTTGCGCCAAATCATCCTGAATTATGGAAATATTCTAAAATCGAAGGCGGTCACAGTTATACCAGCAAACACGGAAGAGTAGAAATTTTGACAAAACCGTGGCACGTAAAAATTTACGATGAAACCGGAAAATTGTTGACAAGTACACTTCACGATTCCGATTTCAAAAACACCTATACACCAACACTTCCGTTTTCGTATGTGCGCAGAAACAGCGATTATTCAAGAAGTATGGGAGCTGCTTTTAGTTTAGAACCAGACGAAAAAATATTTGGTTGTGGAGAATCATTCACACAATTCAACAAACGCGGACAAAAAGTTGTTTTATGGACAGATGATGCAAACGGAATTCAGAATGAAACGATGTACAAACCCGTTCCATTTTATATGAGTAGCCGTGGTTACGGAGTTTTCATGCACCATTCGACACCAATTACAGTTGACTTTGGTAGATATTATTCAAGTGCAAACGAAATGTATATTGGTGACGACGAAGCCGATTTGTTTTTCTTTATCGGAGAACCAAAAGACGTTTTAGATCAATACACAGATTTAACCGGAAAAGCAGCAATGCCACCACTTTGGTCATTTGGTTTCTGGATGAGCCGAATCACTTATTTCTCTGAAAAAGAAGGAAGAGAAGTAGCAAAAGATTTACGTAAATATAAAATTCCAACAGATGTAATTCACTTTGATACAGGTTGGTTTGATGTAGATTGGAGAAACAATTATGAGTTTGCAAAAGCACGTTTTCCAGATGCCGAAAAAATGATGTCAGATTTAAAAGACGATGGTTTTCATGTGTGTTTATGGCAATTGCCGTATTTCTCACCAAAGAATACCTTGTTTAACGAAATCATGGATAAGAATTTAGCCGTAAGAGATCGTAAAGGAAATCTTCCGTATGAAGATGCCGTTCTTGATTTCTCAAATCCAGAAACCGTAACTTGGTATCAGGCAAAATTGAAACATTTATTCGACCAAGGAGTTTCGGTTTTCAAAGTAGATTTTGGAGAAGCAGCTCCGCCAGACGGAATTTACCATTCAGGAAGAACAGGATTTTACGAACATAATTTATATCCGTTAAGATACAATAAGGCTGTCGCCGAAATTACTCAGAAAGAAAAAGGATACACTTTAATCTGGGCAAGAAGTACTTGGGCAGGATCTCAACGTTATCCGTTACATTGGGGTGGAGATGCAGAAACTTCAAACGGAGCAATGTCGGCAGAATTACGTGGTGGACTTTCATTAGGATTAAGCGGATTCAGTTTCTGGAGTCATGATGTTGGAGGATTTGCAACAAAATCACCAGAGAATTTATACAGAAGATGGGCACCTTTCGGGATGTTTACTTCACACGTAAGAAGCCACGGCGAACCTCCGCGCGAACCTTGGTTGTACAGCAAAGATTTCCTTGAAGGATTTAGAAAAGCAGATAATATGCGTTACGAATTAATGCCATATATCTACGCTCAGGCGAAAGAAAGTTCACAAAAAGGATTACCAATGATGCGAGCTTTATTTGTAGAATATCCAAATGATCCGGGCGCTTGGTTGGTAGACAACGAATATTTATTTGGATCAAGTATGTTGGTGGCGCCACTTTTTGAAGAAGTTACAGAAAGAGACGTTTACCTTCCGGAAGGAACATGGATTGATTACCAAACCAAAAAAGTATACCAATCTGGATGGCATAAAATTAAAGCAGGCGAAGTACCAATCGTAGTTTTAGTAAAAGACGGAACCGCATTGCCTCACATCGCTTTGGCACAATCTACAAAAGATATGGATTGGAGCAAATTAACTTTGAAGGTTTATGCAAGTGATAAAACAACTTCGGCTACAGCCAAAGTATTTTTGCCAGACGGAGATTCAGTAAAAGAAATAAAAGTGACCAAAAACGGAAACAATTTTGACGTAACTTCAAACCCATTACAAGGAAAAACAACTCTTAAAACAGAGTGGATAAAATAA